From the Papaver somniferum cultivar HN1 chromosome 2, ASM357369v1, whole genome shotgun sequence genome, the window TAATAACTCATCTACAATTTTAATGCAATAATTCTTTTTTATTTACTTGCATATAGATGGTGCGAATATGGTTTTAGAAAAATGTTTCTTGGGTGGTTAAGGGCAAGGAAGGTGAAGGCGCCCCGTAACAGGAGAAatatgatcattttttttttggttaatcaCTACCAGATATGTTACACTAATATGTGTAATATCCTTGTTTCACTTATTAGTGTGACTTTAATTAACACCATATTTATTACATTTATATGTGTGACATTAAATAAGAAGTCACACATATTTGTGTAACAAAATGTCTGATTTGGTGTAGTGAGCCGCAACAACAAAacgcataaatcttcatcttcaacagcagcagcagatttctagggtttgacgagttcatcttcatcatcatctccaatcgcagcaacatcaagaaaaccaaaaaacctaattaaatcttcaacaacaaaagatcTATCTTGAGtttgtcttcatcttcatcaccaatcgcagcaaacatcaagaaaaacaaaaacctaattacCCAAGTATGTGAAGATGATaaaggttcatcatcatcataaatagcagcagaatcttcatcctcaccgtcttcatcatcaaaacagaaacaaaacatcaaaaaaaaacccGCAAAActtcatcgtattcatcatcatcatcatcgttcatcttcttcatcactagcagagaaaaaaatagagagaagagagaatcgttcatcatcatcttcatcttcttcatcactaacaggaagaaaataaaaaagaaaaaaaaagagagagaaattctagatctcaaaatataggagagagaaagtaaatccgagaatgatttattctctcttactttttgactatatatatggtcttgatctaaaagggtatttctgccactacaagatgacaattacatcatccatgacgtcatcgtaggaccaaaccataatttataagaccaaattataatttatattaccaaatatgaccaaacagacaattgagtagatcaactggactagactttctctaatatattatttgtaggaccaattggtatttcctacttaaATGTTTAACTAAAAATAGAACTCTAATAACCAAACTAGGAAATAATGAGAAACTAAGAGTGCTCTACGAGAAAACGTGCATGCGAGGAGTACTAACCCAAGTCTGAGAAGAGTGGGTTTAACAAGCTTAACAACGTacaaaaacacacaaaaaacaaGGCACACCCTACCACGtacaaaaacacaaacaaaaaaaaaaatgcacacCCTTAAGCTAAGCAGGCTGGTTCCACGAGACAGCCGAAAGTACAGTTTTACAATCTCCTTCAAAGAGTACCTTGGACAAAGACGCAGTATCCTACAAATGCTGAAATCGCTTCGCTGCTTCAAGAAAGACTAGTCCCTCAGCTCGTGTTGCACTGAATAGATTAATCGTCACTGCCCTCCCAGCCAGATATTTTTTTCCTGTGAAGTCTCTATGTATCAAACCAGGACCAGCTATATTAGTATCTTTATCCAATGAAGCATCAACATTTAATTTAACCTTATTGGGAGGGGGTCTTTACCAGTGTAACAAATTACGATAAGACCTATTAATGCTAGTAACGACAAATAATATCTTGATGGCACCATGGGCAAATAATGTCCACCAGAGGTATATAGTTACTCAGCTTTAATTTTGTGGTAAGATTAAAACATTATGATTAAGACATAATCAAAACATTTGATTTGCCGCTGGATGCTGCTGATTTAGAGTACCATATCATATGCGAATTCGTAATATGTGCTGGATTTCCGAAAGAGAGAGAACAAAGTACTTAGAATTCCACTGTTTTGAGTTCTGACCAGTAAAATTACTGACTTCAAGATTGTTGATTGGAGGGATTAAAATTATAATTAGTGGAAAGCATTTGTATTGGGCCTGGTATTGAAATTGGAACTTACAGATTTAAGTTCCAATTCTGTATCACTTGTTGTGGCCACGAAATTCAAATATGAAACCGAAAACACCTAAAACAGCGAACGTTCACCAACGTATATAGCGATGTCTCTGATGGTCAACCTACGATTGACGAATTGTGTGGTCGTAGTTCAACCAGTAATATTCACTGGTCGTAATTCGATAATTAGATTCAGTACTGTACTGTTCTTGCTACTCATGTGTCTTCTTGTAAGTTAATAGCTGTCACTCTTACAGAAAATTGAACCAAGTATCCCGTATTCTATCCCACCAATTATTCACCTGACAAGTCATGATTTTGTCTTTCGAACTTGTAATTACTCGGTCCTACTCCTGATGCTGATGCTGATGCTGATGCTGATGCTGATAGCTGTTGGCTTACTAGTCCCGGAAGTGACAACACTGACGAGTAGCACTCGATTTCTCACTTCCTTCTCTGCCTAAAGAGTCGTTCTAGAACCGTAGACTTTGAAGAAATGTAAACTACCAGGGAAAATAGAGAACTTCAGGGAATTGTTTCCTCTTGCAGTGATGTGGGTAGTCTGCTTTGGGAGTGTTGGAGGCCCAAATAGTGGAGCAAATAAGCAACATCGGGAAAATCAAAACTTAACCATCATGTTAAGAATCATGATTTTGGGCATACATGAATCTTATTAGGCATAcctaataaagacaaaaaaggatgtgaaataaaaaaaatcagaagtccccttaaccaatttttttaatGATAAATCTGTCCTTTTAGGATTAGTGTTAATACTAATGATTAGTTAAAATAattctgattagtgattagttttaagattatttagttataaatttgtgcagatgaaaatttttgagtaagaaaaagaaaagttagattatttttgagaaggagaaggggaaaatgagaaaaaagcttgtatttgattcaatggatgaggagggtacacttctatcttatgtttaatctcacttttgtagcttaaaatcataaaaaatttgtgttttttcactaaggttcggcgagtctggaatatgttcggcttaatatatcagccgaacccacctggatattgacaactaacgaacagttcggcaagctgaaagtgttattattatgagccgaaccaactagttcggcttgtttaaaaatgtcataatgagccgaacctaatcctgtgtgatctggaagaaaaattacgTGAGGTTCGCTTATATTGAGAAAATCGTAAGCGCCGAACCTTTTGGTAGTACATGGTTCGACTATTTACATAagtattatataagccgaacctcgtaaatgtgataattgttggggtaagaattttgtattggttcCGCACATAATGTGAATAtagtaatagccgaacctcgtaaatgtgctaggttgggcacatattatgattatcgaatacgccgaacccctatgcatctctatctgtgactagattcggcttgaaatttcatgccgaactgttcatatacacttataggaagcttttgtgaagaacagttcggataaaaacgcaactcaattttgagccgaacccaacactgtaaccgtcatttaatcgatgaaaaacaacaaataggagattgggtttgtaaaacttactttcttatcctcatttccggagttggagatgcaattggttcaatttctggttcaattggtggttgattttcagtttctacaccttcatcttcaattgatggattagaagacgatttggtttgcctagtccctgcttttctttatatgagtcattatgtagttgagtttaatcgacgatcaaatttttacgaatcgacaattaatcacggtgatgaatttttttttttgcgggaggggaagagttcggctagaggaagaagaagaagagatgttaagggaaactgattttgatattttagaaaaatgatttttcatttttgtattaagggtataaaggtaattgaactacccatagggtaccccttataaggtcatccAAGTTAGgattattgttttgtatgcctaatagatttcagtatgcccaaaatcatgaTTCCATGTTAATCCAGTTGGCTAGGAGCTTGACTAATCAGCGGAGCAAATCTTTGCTCAAGGATTTTGGgatctcatgaaatactcctcatatgtatcctggcttgattgaggtatatccaaattaattggggtatacataATGAGATAATGGAAAAATTGCCCCTGCaatgattaacactaatttaattgaaatgattaaattagttaaattagttagattagttagttgatttatatgagtgggtttggaaataattgagagtAGGAAAGAGTATGAAGTAGTAgaggaggttttttttttttttgggggggggggNNNNNNNNNNNNNNNNNNNNNNNNNNNNNNNNNNNNNNNNNNNNNNNNNNNNNNNNNNNNNNNNNNNNNNNNNNNNNNNNNNNNNNNNNNNNNNNNNNNNNNNNNNNNNNNNNNNNNNNNNNNNNNNNNNNNNNNNNNNNNNNNNNNNNNNNNNNNNNNNNNNNNNNNNNNNNNNNNNNNNNNNNNNNNNNNNNNNNNNNNNNNNNNNNNNNNNNGGGGGGGGGGTTAcggtttttgagaaatttgtgatatgagtgattcTAATCCTGATTTTGACGCGGGGTAGTCTTCTAACTTTCTTCCTACAAATAAGTACTTGTATGATGACCTATcaaatcatgatcaaatggattacatgcatgatcctcacttttattttcctcaaactcaagatggctATGGAAGTGATGAACATCTTGAGCCAAACGTAGAATCCAATGACCTAGAAGAAGAGAatggagatgaaagtaatcaggtagacaacctaggtggtgaagattgtgatttttctatgcaaatgatcgattttggtttgtttttttcacttttgcttcccagggtcggcaaggtcgacgctCGTCGATCATGCGGACCTTAAGCACCGGCGTGGTTTATATTTGAACAACGTGCCGACTTTTCATGAGCAGTACCCGTGTCGGCAAGGTAGAAAATTTTAACCATGCCGACTTCCATTTTTTTTGCAACACAGGAGTCGTGATTTGAAAATTCTTACGCCGGCATTGTAGTGGATACGTAGACCCTTCCCACTATATTTCGGTCGGCACTGTTGAATTTTTCTACCATGTCGGGGATTTTGTAGTCGGTATGGTTTTATATGTCGACCTTGACGACTTCCAGTTTTTTGCAACACAGGAGTCGTGATTTGAAAATGCTTACGCCGGCATTGTAGTGGATACGTAGACCTTGCCGAAAATATCTTGGTCGGCACTGTTGAATTTTTCTACCATGTCGGGTATTTTGTAGTCGGTATGGTTTTatatgtcgaccctgccgactttggtaatacatatcaactaacttttgatgttttgtagattgttgcattggtaccgatgacGGATCAGCCTCAAGCTCACAATATTAGGGGTCCTGATACTTCCGCACATTACACTAATGATTTGGAATGGGAGGAACAAAACGACGCGGTCAATTGGATTgttgagaaagcaaaagagaagatgtgtgtTCTATTGAAAAATACCCAACAAAAAGATacgcggtttgaaatggtatgcgagtgtTATGGTTCGCCGGACGcaagtcacaagagaaagggttatgtgtatgataaaaaaacaactagggtgtacaagacgaagtcaaagaagtgtggatgcccATTCAAGATTATATTTTGGAGGAACAAAAAAACCGACAACGTGTGGAGAATGAGTTGAGTTGATGTTGGTTGGaataaccataaagatccggaAACTCTTGTTAGGCATTGTCAAGTTCccaagttgaaaccgcacgagttcgaacaagtaagaacaacttggggaattaaaccaagcaaACTCCTTAGTAAGTTCAAGAGGTATGACAAGAATAACCTCtcttcattgtctacaatttatgcGGCCAAGGAAACTATCGAaagaattgaatgggatggaagaaaagtgatggaagaatcacaatggttagtaCACAAATACAATTACACGGTGAAACACCATGAGTCATCGGAGGGCTTGGTGGATCGTATTTCTCTTGCGCATCCCGATATGATTCAATAGGCGCATTGCtcttaccaagttttgttcatggattgtacttataagacgaatagATACAACATGCCTTTGTTTAACATTGTAGGACCAATCTCGGATAAGCAATCGTTAACGgtggcatggtgttttatggatcttgtgaaggatgatagctatatttgggcattggaaactttgaagcttctctaccacgaaGAAGAGAATCCCGGGGTTATAGTGACCGACAATGAGCAAGCAATAATGAACGCTGTGAGGATAGTTTTTCCAAATGCACAAAATTTGATTTGCACTTAGCATATACAATGCAATCTTAGAAATAATTGTAGGAGTCATATACAAAAGTCAAAGGAAAAGAAAGGCACTAAACGTGAAAAGGAGGAAGATCAGTGGTGGAGGGAAAGGGGGCTAACCCTGGCTGTAGCCCCCCTTCTTTATAAAACTTGACCAGacccttacaaaaaaaaaaaatagcccACCTAGTGCATAATTTAGCCCACTAGCTAAGAGTAATTTAGCCCACCAGTTAAGCCTAGgagtgtcaacgggtccgggtcctcccgggtatcactagacccggaccctacttataaaggtcgggtccggttcctaaacttgtggacccagaaccggatccgtttaaatacccgggtatccgtcggttccgggtacccattgggtctaaagaaaactatttaaaaaatctcaaaaacttaatatatttctctttttagcttggatttaagtaatttttataaaaaattattattatttcttatgaatgtactaaataaagattaaatgcaagagaaaaaatttaaatgagtaaaatatcaaagctaaaactagaaaaaatacttataattttgctaaaaacatgaataaaagaatgaataaagggGTACCCAATACCCAcgggtacccaatgggtattacccgtttggacccgtttaaattcgggtccaatcgggtaattaccagccgggtcctaagtagctggaaccggaccctaatataccgggtccggttccgggtaataggtacccattgacagccctagttaaGCCTATACTATACCTTCCGCTTTCCTCTTTCTTTTTCGTTCGCAGAGAGAGTGTGCTTCAATttcaatcgaaaaaaaaaagaaacgccGAGAGAAGCAGAGGCGAATGAAAGTGTTGATCGCCAATTTTTTCAGGTAAGGAATTTTTCATTTATACCATCTATTATTATCATTCAGTAGTAACTAAAAACCCAATTGTTTCCTCCTGCTacttaaaattttgaaaaattgatTGATGTTTAGTGTTCTTCAAATTTTCTAGGGTTGGTATTTTTTTGGGTATGATTCCGAATTCGATCAAGAGGCAAGAGCTATTGGTTTTCTAATATTGATACAATGAATTATGAATATGATATTGAACCAttgattattgttattataattgtCTGTAACTATTTAGTATCTAGGGTTTgggttttataaatttttttgaaAGTACAATGTTTTGTTCTGATTTCTTGATTAAATTATAATCTGTTTTAATTTACACTTCAGGGGTTTGTAATATTTATTGTAACAATTGCTAAATTGTTCAAGTTTTGCATAACAGGTTACAATGTCAAGTGGATGGGCTAAACGAGGGAGCGGTACTTTGAAAGCATATTTCCAAGCTCAAAAACCTGATCAAATAGAAGAAGGATCAACAAGTAATGTTCAATTTACATCTCCATCAAATGATAGAAATCATGAAGTGTCGATTGTAAACCACGAACATGAAGAAGTTGGTGGCcaaaaaactgaatttgaagcaaTGAGTACTCAATGTGTACCTGAAGTTATCGAAAATGCGTATGTTTCTTCATTAGAACGCGACCCTGGATTACGTATGCCAATTATGCAGTATCCGGTTAACAAACGCGATGAAGTTCGCAGAGCTTATCTACAAATGGGGCGCAATGTAACAAGACTTTCTAAGTATCCAGGTACCCTATTTGGAACGCAACTTCGTCGTTTTTCTGCTAAGTGGTTTGATGAGTATCACTGGGTTGAGTATTCTAAATCTAAAGATGTCGCGTATTGTTTCTATTGTTTTTTGTTTGAGACAAGTCCACCAACCAGACCAGAGTATACTTGTGAAGGGTTTAGAAATTGGCATAATGTTAAGAATGGAACTAAAGGTGCATTTTTGGCGCACGTGGGGAAACCAAATACTTTTCACTTCACTTCTGTAGAGAAAGGTCAGAATTTGAAGAATACATCGCAGCACGTTTCTACAATTTTCGAAGTACAGTCAACGGAGACTATACAGAAAAATAGGTTACGGTTCATAACATCAGTCGAATGTGCCTAATGGCTAGCCTTTCAGCAGTATCCTTTTAGAGGCCATGATGAGTCAAAAAGTTCAAAGAACCGTGGTAATTGTATTGAGATGATAAAGTATTCAGCTACACTCAACGAGAAGGTGAAAGCGGTTGTCTTAGATAATGCTCCTGGAAATGCTAAGTATTCCTCGCCTCAGATTCAGAAAGAGATTTTGAATATTATTTCTAACAAAGTCAGAAACAAGATTCGTGAGGATATTGGAGATAGGAAATATTGTATACTTGTGGATGAATATAAAGATGCTTCAAACAAAGAACAGATGGTGCTTGTTTTAAGGTATGTTGATAGTAATGGATATGTGCAAGAACGATTTTTTGATATTCAGCGTGTAAAAAAtacatgtgctttaactctccAAGAAGGTATAGTTGATGTTCTTTCTTAATCACTATAATCTTCCAATTGAAAATATTCGTGGTCAAGGTTATGATGGTGCGAACAGTATGAGTGGTAAGTGGAATGTGTTGCAATCCTTGTTTCTTGAAGATTGTAAACAGGCATACTATGTTCATTGTTTCGCACACCGACTACAACTTGCTCTTGTTAAAACAACTGAAAACTTGGGTCCGGTTTGGAAGTTTTTTTCAATGTTAACCTCAATTGTTAATCTTGTGACTGGTTCTTCACAGCGTATAACGGATTTCCAATCAGCTCAAGAAGATGACATTAACGAAAGATTGGCTGCCGATGAACTTGAGACGGGAAGAGGGGCTAACCAAATAGGTACGTTGCCCCGAGCTACTGATACTCGCTGGAGTTCTCATTTTAATTCTGTATGCAGTTTAATTGACAAGTTTGATCCAACTTGTACAACAATAGAAAATATTAGTATGAGTGATCCAAATGTGACATGTAGTGTTGGTCAAGCACGACGTATTTTTGAAGAAATTAGAGattttaagtttgtttttgtgttgcaTTTGATATATGAGATAATGGGAACCACTGAAATACTATGTCAAGGCCTTCAAAAGAAAACACAAGACATTGATAATGCCATGGCTCTAGTCACCAAGCGTTTACTTACGAAATTAAGAGAAGATGGTTGGAGACATTTTATCGAGACGGTGTGCCTATTTTGTGCTACCCATAATATTGATATGCCTAATATGGAGGATCGTTATATGGTAGGTACAGGTCGTTCTTGCCAACAATATGATAACATCACTGTGGATCATCATTATCACATCGACATTTTTAATGCCACTATTGATTTTCAATTGAAAGAGTTAAATAGAAGGTTTCCTGAAGATACAATAGAATTGCTGGTTCTTAGCTCATGTTTGGATCCTCGAGAATCCTTTAAGTCAtttaatattgagaatctttgTACACTTGCTAAGAATTTCTACCCTCTAGATTCAGTCCACAAGAAGTACACACTTTGAGAAGCGAATTACGACATTATGGGGAAGATGTAGCCAACCATCCAAGCTTTAAGAACTTATCTACTGTTTCGGGTTGTGCCGACAGTTAGTGGAAACTAACAAGGAAGAAATATACCCTCTAGTTGATAGGTTGATTCGTCTTGTATTAACTCTTCCAGTTTCTACGGCAACAGCAGAACGATATTTTTCAACAATGTCGTGTGTTAAAACAGCCCTTCGTAACAAAATGGAGGAAGAATTTCTTAGAGACTGCATGATGCTCAACATCGAAAGTGTCCTTGCACGAAATGTCAGTATAGATTTGATAATAGATGAATTCGTTGCTCTCAAGGATCGCAAGGCAAAACTGAAGTAGTGATATATATAAGGATCTAATGGAAAATGATTGATATCTTTTTTTGGTAAAACACTTTTTTGTATATTTGTATCAACCTAGActattacatatatatatatatatatatatatataaaagaatcATTTTTTGTATTCATGGTGTTCTCTTGTGACTAACAAGTAGTAGATTTTAAGAGATTAGTTGAATACTAACCATTTCAGATTATTTTGGTCGGATTGTTTCAACCTAGCTGACCATGGATGTAAGGTACAATTGAAAATTAACTTTCTGCCTATATTTACAAAGTTATGATTCTTGAAATTATTTTGATTTACCATCTTTGTATATGTTTTTCATTGATTCGCAGGGCCAGGGGTGATCCTTAGTTATTTTCACAACCAACAATTGACGTTAGTGGTAGTTTAGTCAGGCATCAGCAGAAAATAGACAACATGTGGTAACGCGCACAGGTATGAATATCATATTATGTTGTTTGTTCTTTTGAATATCATATTATGTTGTTTGTTCTTTGCTTGCCGCAAAAAATTTTTTTTAGCACCCCCCACCATGCAGAATTCCTGGCTCCGCCATCGAGGAAAATGAACGTCT encodes:
- the LOC113350403 gene encoding zinc finger MYM-type protein 1-like, with the protein product MFFLNHYNLPIENIRGQGYDGANSMSGKWNVLQSLFLEDCKQAYYVHCFAHRLQLALVKTTENLGPVWKFFSMLTSIVNLVTGSSQRITDFQSAQEDDINERLAADELETGRGANQIGTLPRATDTRWSSHFNSVCSLIDKFDPTCTTIENISMSDPNVTCSVGQARRIFEEIRDFKFVFVLHLIYEIMGTTEILCQGLQKKTQDIDNAMALVTKRLLTKLREDGWRHFIETVCLFCATHNIDMPNMEDRYMVGTGRSCQQYDNITVDHHYHIDIFNATIDFQLKELNRRFPEDTIELLVLSSCLDPRESFKSFNIENLCTLAKNFYPLDSVHKKYTL